The Juglans microcarpa x Juglans regia isolate MS1-56 chromosome 2D, Jm3101_v1.0, whole genome shotgun sequence DNA window aagtaaaagcTGCATGGATCAACTTTGGAGTTTCATGGATCAATTCGATGACATGAGTTGATCAATAAGACCCAATTGAACTATACCGGAAGCCAAACCAAATGAAGGGATCAGCTTTATCAACATTCCTCGTTAAGCCAGAATTATGTAAAAAGGCTTTGGCTTTTTTAACGATTATAAAGTAATTAATACGAATTAAGTTCCAATAATAGTGTAGTATTTTCCGCCTttaatttcctctctctctctctctctctctctctctctctctctatatatatatatataggtctgTGTCAAGTAATTGAGTCCTTGCATGTGTACAGCTTTACACTACAAGTTcccaaaatttatatattgttcgatccaattataaaaaataaaaaataaaaaaaggttttttaattaatgaacaGAATTGAAATATGGTCATGTTAacagtcaatttttttttttaatgattagagGATGTAAAATGTTAACGTTGAAATTAAAGCTCGGGGtctgtatttttaaaaatcaataaacATTAATATGACAATACATGAATTAGGAAAAATAGTTAACTAATTGATTTAGTTATTTCTACTTCAATAAATGTTAATTAAGTTTGAGAAGACGTTCTAcctttttccaaataaaataaataaataaatttaaaagtatatGATAGATTAAATGTATCTATGAAAGTAATAGTAAAGGAGAGAATTAACCAGAAAGATATTCATCCATGATTAATATTGCTCTGCCTTTCTACTTGCGTGCCACGATTAGCAATCccaaaaccatttaaaaatctcTGAGTACTTCAAGAGTCAAGAAGGATCTCTCCAATCCATAGGTGATTCGCTAACccaagaaattaaacaaaattaaaagcgTCCAGCACCGTGAGAAGTTGAAGTCCATATAATCATGATCAGATTAGGAGTCCTGGGACTAGAGGGGCCAGGAGAAGGGCCCGAGCTGGATTTCTGATCATTTTGATCTACGGTTGGATCATCTCACCGAAACATGAAAAACTGAAGCTTTGAAGTGGCTGCTGGAACTGAAACCACCATTTGGTGTCATTTTCACATTAAAAGATAAAGATAACGTCCCTCCCTAGCTGATCCCCGTTAATATTCCCTGCCACCATTTTATGCCCCTGTTTATATTTACCATTGTTTATTTActatataaacaatatatatatatagatatatacacaTCAGACTGCTAAGATCTTTCCATGACCTCATCTATCACCATATAGCTGTAACTCCCACCGCCATCGCAGTCTGCCATATAAAGAGCACCCCTCAGGGTTCCAGTTATAAACCATGTTCTACAACCCCCAACTCATACTTATCTTAGTTTTTTTCTAGTCCAGGAAAAGAAAACCTCAACTCCAtcgagagagatagagagatcaTGAGTAGCTTAGAAGAGGAAAGACTGGCTCAGATGGTGGAGGAGTTTATAGAATCAGAATCATCATCACCCATTTTTTCTGCTTCCATAAAGTGTCCTCCTCCTAATCATAATACCCAATATCTCACTTTACAGGTATGATTTTCCATAAACGAGATGCTTCCAATGTCCAGTTCTCTAGTATGTTATAAACTggttttggttttccttttgtgtgtatgagagagagagagagtaacttCGTTATTCTGTGATGTTTCAGGAGATTCTTGGGAGTGGGACACAAGCTGAGGCTGAGGTGCTTAAGAGTGTGTCGAGGCATATGGGCAGCCAAAGGGATGCTGAGAAAAAAACCACCAGTCTGAAAGAGTGGCTTGTCACGAGGCTCAAAATGGATGGCTGTGAGGCTTCTCTGTGTCAAACATCTTGGGTCACTTCCTTGGGATGCCCTGCTGGTgtgtctctctccctctagcgctttatttattatttagctGAAAATTCCGTACGTCCCCTCTTCCTACTTTGTTCTATCAAGAATTTAAAGCCGTGCTTTGTTCTTGATTTGGTAATTTTGTTCCAaagtctaaaaatattaaataaaaaacaaacagaaagatTTTGAAGTCCCCAGGAAATGGCTAGCTACTGCTTCAGAAACTCTAATGGAGAGTACTAACTGGTCCCCACCGGATCCATATCTTCCGATATTTTCTTTGTCATCTAAAGGAAATCCCAGAAATATTGCCCACAAATACATTCTTCCATATTATAGTTTGGAAGCATTGGCGAAATGAATTTAGAGGCGCGTGAGAGACACGAGGATGATTTCCAGGTGTGAACCGCAGTACTTGTTAAAACTCTCATTTTCTGGTTTTGACAGGTGATTATGAATACATCGATATTAAAATGAAAGCTGAGAATGATGATTCGAGGAGGCTTATTGTGGACATGGACTTCAAGTCACAGTTTGAGCTTGCAAGGCCTACGCAAACCTACAAGGAGCTCACAGACGCACTCCCATACATCTTCATTGGGACCGAGGAAAAGCTTAACAAGATAATCTCTCTTCTATGCTCAGCTGCCAAACAGTCCCTTAGAGAGAGGGGCCTCCACATACCCCCATGGAGGACTACCACTTACATGCAGTCTAAGTGGCTCTCTGACCATCACAAAACCCCTGATGCAGAGAAGACTAGGGAATTAGCAAAAGGTAGTACTGGTGCTGGTGCATATGGCTATAGTACTAATAATAAGTGGACACCTTCAGCTCCAATGGTGATCAAGCCCAAGAATACGAGAAATTTGGGTGGCGGGTCGGGCTTGTCTAGTCAGTTTTCTGAGATGAGCATAAATTGTTGCTGAGTTTGATTCTGGCACTGAGAGGCTGCTGGGCGCTGCCCCCATTTTGTTCCTAGTTTTTGGCCTTTTTGTCGAAATATGTGCGTGGTTATTGGATCCTTTTTGTACTGAGGTCATGTGGAAATAATGGCACCAATAATAGCAATTCGATCTTCtgctattttttgttttttgttgatcaatttgctttatttgatcTTTGtcaatatattataagatacGTTAATGGGAACAGTGAATGTATCATGGATACGTTATAATCATCATGTGggtaataattaatttcaaagaacaaatttaatttactgtctaattaattgttaaaatttcaatagtttaaaatgattattaattcATATTAATTTGGTTATCTCAATTAAATTGATATAACCTAGAGGCGCCTCCTAGAAATTAATGGTTATGCCATTGGTCTGTCTATATATATCCATAGTAGATCATTATAGTCATCATGTCAAGGGATACATGAATCATGCTCACCTTATTGCCTAATTAATGATTTACACAAGAACTCGAGTATAAATGTACGGGTGCGTGGTtgactagctatatatatatatatcaagctaTATAGagacctgcatgcatgcatgtctcaTGACGGCCGCTTGCAATATCATCAAAACTTCGATTGCAAGTTCagtaatcaaatatatataacgaTGATGATCAACGTAGtactagtgtatatatatggatcagTACAGTTCGTCAAATTACGTACGTAAGTAATTTGTTAATTGGCATGCACGCACGTACTTCGTTAATTAAGGGGACTATTGATCATGAGTAGCATTGCATTGCAGCGGCCACAAGCTGGAGTCTTCAAGACTATAACCGAGAAGAGAAGAGATCACCTAACATTTGAATTGGTTAAAAGGGATCCCATAGGCCATGAGTAGTACTTCTCCATCGATCATGAGATGGAGGGGTACGTAATAACTATATATTGGCGACTCTGAGAAGAGTCAAGGAGCTAGTTAAGGTGGTGGTCATGAGATCAAAGGAAAAAACATCAATTGAAAAAAGACAGCACATATAcatgatgtgtgtgtgtgtgtatatatatatatgtacatactTTTATATACAAGACGAAAATTTGTTCTGAATTAGAGCCAACCAAGTGTTTTAATTGTggactttgttttttttaaaagaagtacaCAGAAGTTACACATCCTAAGACAATATTATATTTGACAGTCAAC harbors:
- the LOC121248095 gene encoding uncharacterized protein LOC121248095, which encodes MSSLEEERLAQMVEEFIESESSSPIFSASIKCPPPNHNTQYLTLQEILGSGTQAEAEVLKSVSRHMGSQRDAEKKTTSLKEWLVTRLKMDGCEASLCQTSWVTSLGCPAGDYEYIDIKMKAENDDSRRLIVDMDFKSQFELARPTQTYKELTDALPYIFIGTEEKLNKIISLLCSAAKQSLRERGLHIPPWRTTTYMQSKWLSDHHKTPDAEKTRELAKGSTGAGAYGYSTNNKWTPSAPMVIKPKNTRNLGGGSGLSSQFSEMSINCC